The genomic stretch GCGCCGAAGCCAAGCAGCGCTACCTCGCTGGCCCGGGCCGCAAGTACAATATCGAAGCCTTCTCCCAGAACTTCATGTATCCGGACCACGACCTCGACCGTGCCACGGGCGCAATCCGCGACGGCGAACACGCCTACACCAAGGACGGCGGCCTCGCTGTTCTGTACGGTAACCTCGCGGTGGACGGCTGCATCGTGAAGACCGCCGGCGTCGATGAATCCATCTTCAAGTTCACCGGCCCCGCCGTGGTGTTCGAAAGCCAGGAAGATGCCGTGAAGGGCATTCTCGACCCGAACGTGGTGAAGGCTGGCGACGTGGTCGTTATCCGCTACGAAGGCCCGAAGGGTGGCCCCGGCATGCAGGAAATGCTCTACCCGACCTCTTACCTCAAGAGCCGTCACCTCGGCAAGTCCTGCGCCCTCCTCACCGACGGTCGCTTCTCCGGCGGTACGAGCGGCCTTTCCATCGGTCACGCTTCTCCGGAAGCCGCCAACAAGGGTAACATCGGCCTCGTGCACACGGGCGACGTTATCGAAATCGATATTCCGAACCGCACCATCAATGTGGAACTCACCGACGCCGAACTCGACGCCCGCCGCAAGGAAATGGAAGCCCGCGGCGCCAAGGCTTGGCAGCCGGAACATCGCGACCGCGTGGTATCCAAGGCTCTGCAGGCATACGCCGCCATGGCATCCTCTGCAGACAAGGGTGCTGTGCGCGACCTGAGCCTCATCGGAGTAAAGTAAGTAAAGAAGATCCCCGCCTTCGCGGGGATGACAAACCCGGGGAAACCCGGGGATGGCATTAAGGAAAAGTAATGGATTCTCTCCTTAAACCTTTTATGAATTCCCGCAAGGTGTATGTTCCGGGGAAAATGTACCCGGACATCCGCGTGGGAATGCGCGAAATTTTGACAGAAGACCCCGAAACGCCTGTCGTGACGGTGTACGATACGAGTGGCCCTTACAGCGATGTAGACGCCAAGCTCGACGTAACGAAGGGGATTGAACGTTTTCGCGAACCCTGGATTATGGAACGTGGTGACGCCGAACAGCTCGACGACATGACGTCTGCTTATGGCCGCGCCCGCCGCGCAAACCATGAGCTCGACCACCTGCGCTTTAACGCAGAACACCACCCGCTCCGCGCCAAGGCTGGTCATCACCTGACACAGCTCGATTACGCCCGCAAGGGAATCGTCACCAAGGAAATGGAATACGTGGCTATCCGCGAAAACCAGCGCCTTGATGAATTGCAGGCCCAGGGTAAAATCCAGGTGGCAGGCTCCCCTATTACGCCGGAATTCGTGCGCGACGAAATCGCCGCAGGACGAGCGATTCTGCCGGGGAACATCAACCACCCGGAATGCGAACCGATGATTATCGGCAACCGTTTCCTCACCAAGATTAACAGCAACATCGGCAACTCGGCCATTACTTCTTCTATCGAAGAAGAAGTCGAAAAAATGGCCTGGTCCGTGCGCTGGGGTGCCGACACCGTGATGGACCTTTCCACCGGAAAGCACATTCACGAGACGCGCGAATGGATTATCCGCAACAGCCCCGTACCTATCGGCACGGTGCCTATTTACCAGGCGCTCGAGAAGGTGAACGGCAAGGCCGAAGAACTCACGTGGGAACTGTACCGCGACACGCTTATTGAGCAGGCGGAACAGGGCGTGGACTACTTCACGATTCACGCGGGACTTTTGCTGGAACACATTCCGCTGACCGCCAAGCGCACCACGGGTATCGTGAGCCGCGGCGGCTCCATTCTCGCCCTCTGGCAGATGCGCCACCACCAGCAGAACTTCTTGTACACGCACTTCCGCGAAATCTGCGAAATTCTCGCCGCTTACGACGTGGCAGTCTCGCTCGGCGACGGGCTTCGCCCGGGGTCGTTGGCCGACGCTAACGACGCGGCCCAGTTCGGAGAACTGGACACGCTCGGCGAGCTCACGAAGATTGCCTGGGAATACGGCGTGCAGGTGATTATCGAAGGTCCGGGCCACGTGCCCATGCACAAGATTCAGGACAACATGGCGCGCCAGCTCGAAAAATGCCACGGCGCCCCGTTCTACACGCTCGGCCCTCTCACCACCGATATCGCCCCCGGCTACGATCACATTACGTCGGCCATCGGCGCGGCTCAAATCGGCTGGTACGGAACCGCCATGCTCTGCTACGTGACGCCCAAGGAACACCTCGGACTCCCCGACCGCGACGACGTGCGCGCCGGTGTGGTCACCTACAAGCTCGCCGCCCATGCGGCCGACCTTGCGAAAGGACACTTTGCAGCACAGTTCCGCGACGACGCCCTTTCCCGCGCCCGCTTTGACTTCCGCTGGAACGACCAGTTCGCGCTTTCCCTTGACCCCGAAAAGGCCATGGAATTCCACGACAAGACGCTCCCCGGAAGCCAGGCGAAGAGCAGCCACTTCTGCAGCATGTGCGGGCCTAATTTTTGTAGCATGCGTATCACTCGTGCCGTCCGCAACTTCGTTGCCACTGGCGAAGTGGGAGATGTATAGCAAGGACCGCACATGCGCCGAGACGAGGCAACAGGTATAAACCTGTTGTCGAGGCGAAGGGCGAACCAAGATTAACTAAAAACGACCCGATCAAATCGGGTCGTTTTTCATAATCCATTCAAAAGGAAAGATTAGCGTTTTTTGCCCTTCTTGCCTTTCTTACCCTTGGCAGCCTTAGCCGGTTTCTTCGGAGCCGGAGCTTCTTCGACAGCTTCTTCACCCTCTTCGCCTTCTTCTTCGATGGCTTCGTCAATGGAATTGCCGAGGAGAGCGTTCACGTTCACGGAAACAAGACCAGCCAAAGACTTGACTTCGGTCTTCTTGTCCACTTCGACCTTAGAGAAGTTAGAGACAATGTAGTATGCACCCGTCGCTTCGAAACGGCGAGTCATATTCGCAATGCTCATGGAACCCTTGGTAGAAGGGAAATACTTGGCTTCGAGGCGAGCCTGGTCCTGCGAGGACTTTACCGTCTGAATCGTTTCCACGGCAAGGTTCCAGACACCCTTGTTCGTTTCGATGGAATTGTTCACGTATTCCACGATCTGGGATGCACCCTTGTACGACTTGGTCGTGGTCTTTTCGTAATGTTCCGTAGCCTGAGAAACATAGCTCCCCTTCTGCATCAAGAGCGTCGCAAGAAGCAGAACCACAACAACAGAAAGAGCAATGGAAATTGTTTTAACGTTCATTATTCATTACTCCTTATTCAAAGTGGTAGGGAGCCGGAGCTTCCAGCTTAAAGTTTTCAGCCATGTTGTAACCGGCAAGAGCCTTGTAGTCGCTAGACTTCAGCTTGCCCTTGGCAAAGGTGAAGCTAATCACGCAGTTCTTTCCGCAAGCAACTTCCTTGACGCCGCCTTCGTCCTTCAGGAGGAACTTTTCGGCAAGGCCAGCCTTTTCATAAATAGAGTTCTGAGCCTGAGGAGGAATGCCAGCGGCTTCGTACATGTAAGAAAGCTGCTTGAAGCGAGCATCCTTGTCCGCTTCGATGGCCTTGACCACAGCATCAAAGGCGGCTTCGGTCTTTGCATTCGTCAAGGTGGCATAAACGAGGCGCCAAGCCATACCATACTGGTCTACGGACTTCCACTGTTCCTGAACCACTCCGTTCGACTTTTCGAGGTAGGCCCCCACCTGTTCGTTTACGGATTTCTGTGCCTGGTCATTATAATTGCCCTTGAGCACCATCATCAAGGCAAAAAGCCCAATGATGAGTACAATATCGGCAATCAACAAAATTTTGAACTTCTTTTTATCCATAAGTATCCTTTTGCAAGTTTTTGCACATAGAATTTAATTCTAAAATAAAAAAAAACAAGTAAAGTTTCGGTAAAAAGATTCATTTTTACAGAAAACGTCCGCTTTTTTAGTATATTGCAGCCCATGAGCGAATCAGAAAACAAAGAAAAGCTCCCGTCCCAGGTGATTTTCGAGAACCTCAAGGAATTGTTGCGCGCCAAAAACACCGCCCACGAATCCATGTTCAAGTTCCACTGGAAAAAAATGTGGCCATTCTGCCTTATCTGGCCCCAGGTGGACTATGAACGCATCGTTAGACTCATGAGCGAAATCCGCAAGAACGCCATCAACCAGAAGAATCTTGTACTGCAGGCAAAATCCAAGGCAAAGCCGTTCGAGAAAACTTTCCTGGATGCCGTTCCCGCCTACCTGGACGCACTCGATGTTTCTTGTCAAAAGCTCTCCGCCGCAGCCCAGTGGAAACAGGACATGCTGCTCCGCCGCATCAACAAAGATGTCAAGCTACGTCGCGATGTCGTGGAATACAACCAGATTCTCAAGGACTACGAAGATGCCCAGGGGAACTTGGTTCGTGCAGGCGCCATCGTGCAAATCGGCTGGAGCGAAGTTCAACAAGCTCACGCTTCGCAGGCTCGCTAACCTTGTAAGGACCCTGAGCCTGCCGAAGGGAACAATGTGAAACCGAAGGATCTCTATTTGAAGGTTAGGAGAGGCTTCAGCAAATCCATGCGCCACTTGATTTTCTGAAGAATACCCGCAGGGGAATTCCCTATTCGGGTCGCATTCGAGGAATGTTGCCGGTATTCCACCAAGACATCCTCCATAAAGCCGACCCTAAATTTCTTTTCAGCCACAAGGCCCAGCCACTGATCGTGCATCGGAAGATTCCTCGGGAACGGAAGCGATGATTCAAGCACATTCCTACGAAAAGCCATGCAGCACCCCGTAAAGGAATTTTTCCACCAGTTGCAAACAACGCCACTCTGGTAAGGGCGAATATCGCTCAATTTTCCCTTGCGCACCCACATTCCCGCATCGCCCTTATGCAGCAACCAGGCATCGTGCATCACCAAATCGCATTCCTCTAATTTTGCAAGGACCTTCGAGACCTTTCCCGAAAGCCAGAGATCATCCTGATCCGCAAGAAAGAGAACATCACCCTTTGCCGCCCGGAACGCGCGTTCAAAATTGTAGATGACCCCCAGATGCTTTTCGGCAGGGAGAACGCGGATTCTTGAATCCCCGAACGTTGCAATGAGCTGCAGGGTATCGTCGGTAGAACCGTCATCGGCAATCACGATTTCTGCATCGGGTGGCAACTGCGAAAGAATGCTTTTCAGCTGTTCGCAGATGAACTCGGCACCGTTATATGTAGCCATACAAACAGAAATCATTGATTTTCCTTACAAGAACAGATTGTGTCTTTCCTCGCCATGACGTTCACTAATGCTTCAAGAACATCCTCGGAATAAAAAGTTTAGGCAGACGTTTCAGGAAAGCCGTCGAAAATGTCGCCAGTTGCGGAAGCTTCTTCAAGGCCTCGCCCTTCTGGGCATACGCAAGGGCGGAGAACCATTTCGCCTTCCAGTTTTTTACGGCCTCTGGATAAAGCCTGTGCTTGTCGTACAGTTTAATAATCCGCAAAAATTCCGCATACATGCGGTTATGGTTTGCATGCAAGTTATCACCGTGTTCGCGGTAGTAGCAACAAATCAAATCAGCGGACACCGGCTGCGGTCCATATTCGTAAAGCACCTTCAGGTACAGCGGCAGGTCCTCGAAAAAGAAGCGCGCATCATAGCCCCCTAAACGTCGAACAGCCTCCGTCACGAACATTTCGGAACAACCGTGCAAGGCCTTATTTCCCAAGAAGATTTCTTCAAAATGAATTTCGGGAACGCAGGCCATATACGTGGCATCTACAAGGTCTGAAACCACCCCGTTTTCCGTCATCGGCTTCACCTGACCGAAACAGGCGCACGCACGCGGATGCGACATCAAAAAATCCAATTGCTTTTTCAGGCGATCAGGCGGCATGATGTCATCGGAGGCGAAAGTACAGAAATACTTTCCTCGGGCAAGTTCCAGCATTTCGTTCAGGGTTGCAATCACGCCCCTATTTTCACGATGAATGTAGCGGAACTTCAGTTCGGCAGCAAGGTTCGTAAGAATTTCATGCGACCGGTCGGAGCTTCCGTCATCAAGGACAATCAGTTCGAAGGTCACTCCTTTCTGCGCCATCACCGAGCGCACCGATTCCTCGACATACTTTTCGTGATTGTAGCTTGCCAAGAGCACCGATACAAGCGGCGGAAATTCCCGCTGTTCCATTTCTTCACCTTGGGCAAAAGCCTTTACATAGACGTTTTCCGTCATCTTTTCGGCGAACATATTCGTTACGGAGTATTCCACTTAAGCCTCCGGACCGCAAATGCCAAAGCGACAAGCGTCAATAAATTTTCTAGGGCATACGCCGTCATGAGTCCGTTAAACTCGATAAGCTTCACCAGAACAACCGATGACACCGCAAAGAAAAGCTGTGCCGCAATTTCAATCGACAAGAAGGCTTTCGTCGCCTGCCTGGCAATCAGCACAAAGCCAAGGCACCAGCCTGCCGAACGGAAAAAATCACCCACCAGCTGAATACCCATGTAATCGGCAACGCCCGCATACGCCGACGAAAGGAAAACGGTCACGACGATTCCACGGCAGAAATAAAGCGCAAGCACCATTACAAGCGAAAACGCCACCATGCGGATAAAGATCGGCCTAAACATTTTCGAAAATTCCTGGCGCGAAAGTTCGGCAGAAATCTTCGGGAGCACAATCACCCCCAGCGACGCCGAAAGAAGCGTTGCGATAAAGTCCGAAATTTTGTAGATTCCCTGCCAAATGCCCGCCGCATCCCAGCCCATCGTAGAACCCACAAACGAACGCACAAAGGTAAGTACCAAGGGGGTTAGCACCATCGGCACAAGCCCCATCAGGGCATACGATTTCCACGGAGCGCGAATTTCTAGCACCGACGTCTTTAACCGCTTAAAGCTAAAACCCGCACGCGATGCCGACATCGCCGCAAACACACCCGCCAACACCGACTGCGTCGCAATAATCGAAAGGACGCTCAAGTGTCCCGTAAAAAGGAAATAGGCCACCCAGAGCATCTGCCAGATAGAGGCCACGATATTGATGCTTGCCCAGCGCCGGTAATTTCCAAGACCGTTCATGACCGACGACGAAATCGTAATGATGTTGGTCGCCAAAATTCCGGGAAGGGCAAAAAGGATTGCCGCCTGGGCAAGTCGCCGGGGTACTCCGGGGAGGAGCGATTCAAGAGGCGCGAAAAAACAGAACAGGACGGCGACCACGCATGTCACGATTGTCGCATAGACCGTGAGGCGATACCCCCCACGCCATATTCCGAGTAATTTTTCGGTCGATTCCTTGTTCTGGGCCGTAAGGCTCACCCAGCCGTTCTGCATCGCAAGCGAAGAGGTTGCCTGCCCTAAAGTCATCAGGTTCAGGAACTGCCCCACACACGCGTATGCCGACGGCCCCAAAAATACAGCCAAAAGCTTGTTGACCACAAAGGCGCGAATCGCATTGAAAACGGCAACGGAACCGGAGCCAAAGAACATTTTCCAGAATTTCGACTGATTTTCCATATCCAAGCCCACTAAACAGCGCGGATAACCTTCGCAGGCACGCCTCCGATGACCACGTTTGCCGGGAATTCCCCGCAAACGACCGCACCAGCCGCCACTACGGAATTTTCTCCTATTTTCGAGCCCTTTAAAATGACGGCGCGCTCCCCGATCCATACATTGTTCGCAATGGATACATGCCCCATTTTCGGAGTTCCGCCCACACGCATCGAAGGCGCTATTTCATGAAAATCGCTATCCAGAATCGTGACACCCGTCCCAATGAGGACGTTTTCGCCAATTTCGATTCCGGGGCCTTCGGCAACCGCCGTAAAATGGTTGCAAATTTGCGTTCCCGAACCAATCGAAATAACGGCACCTTCGGTTCGCGGATTCAAGAAAGAATAAGTCGTCCAGAAGTCGGCGTCTTCGACAAAGCCAAGCACCACCTTCTCGCCCACGCAAACCTTGCCGCGGCCCTCGCAAAGTACGGGAGAAACGGCACGGAACTTTCCCTCGACCTTCGCTGTCGAAATCATCCTGTAAAAAAGGCTACGCAGCGTGCGAACCAGCTTTCGTACAATCCTAGAGCTCAAACGCATTCATCGCTCCAATAATTTCGTCGACTTCCGCATCGGTCAGCACCTGGCTTACCGGAATGCTCAAGACGGTTTCGGCCATTTTTTCGGCAATCGGAAAATCGCCCGACTTTCCAAGGATTCCACTCCCACAGGGAGCCGCATCGGGAACATTCCCGTAGGCTTCTTGCAAATGAGGCGGAGTCGGGTAAAAGACCAGGGTTCCTATACCGTGTGATTCCAGATACGCATGCAAGGCATCGCGAATTTTCTTTTCGGCAGTGCGTACCGTAAACACGTGCCACACATGCTCCTCTGGAGGGTTCGGAATTTCGGGTAATACAATCAGCGGATTCTTGATTCCCTGACAATAGCGGGCCGCTATTTCTCGACGACGTTCGTTCCACTCTTTCAGATGTGGAAGCTTTGCGAGCAAAAACGCCGCCTGCAAATCGTCGAGCCTAGAATTGACGCCACGGTACTTGTTCACATACTTAATCTCGGAGCCGTAATTACCAAGCATACGCACCACGCGCGCAAGGTCTGCATCATTGGTGAGCACCATTCCGGCATCGCCCAAGGCACCGAGGTTTTTCGTCGGATAAAAGCTGAAGGCAGAGACATCGCCTGCACAGACGCCACGAGCACCATGAGCCTGGGCACAGTCCTCGAACACGAGGAGTCCGCGTTCACGGGCAAATGCACAAATTCGGGGCATATCCGCGGCACGCCCGTAAAGATGCACGGCCATTATTCCGCGCGTTTTTTTGGTACAGGCGCTTTCCAAACGGGTCGGGTCGATATTAAAAGTCTTTTCGTCCGGTTCCACCGGCACAGGTACAAGCCCCGCAGCAGACACGGCAAGGACCGTTGCAATATAGGTGTTCGAGGGCACCAGGATTTCATCGCCAGCATCAAGGCGGCCAAGCTCGATTTCTGCACGAAGCATGAGCGTCAGCGCATCGAGCCCATTTCCAACGCCTACCCCATAAGAGGCTCCACAATAGGCGGCAAACGCATTTTCGAAATCCCGACAATAGGTTCCCCGAATATACCAGCCGGATTCCACCACATCATCGGCAGCAGCCTTCAGGGACTGCATACAAGGGGCATTGACTTGCTTTAAATCAAGAAACGGAATTTTAGCCATAGCACCCCTCAAAGAGATTTCTTGAACTTGAGGTATTCCCCGTAGTCGCGCCAGTAGTCTGTTTCGTCAAATTCATGCGACGTGAGCACCAGGCAAATGGACCCCGAAGAAAAATCAAGCTCTTCGGCCCAAATTCCAGGCGGAATGTGCAGCCCAAAATAAGGTCTATCGAGACGAAAAAGCTTTTCGCTTTCGCCATCGCTCACCTTGACGTCAAAGGCCCCGCTAGCGGCAACCAACAACTGGTGACATTCCTTGTGGGCGTGTCCACCGCGCGTCACGCCGCCAGGAATATCGTACAGGTAAAACACCCGCTTGATATCGAAGGGAATCTCCTTCGAATTCTGGATGGGCGTCAAGCTTCCGGAACGTTCGCTAATTCGCGGAAGTTCAATAAGCGAGCACAAGTCGATACGTGCGTTTTTCAGGTCCTGCGCGTTCATTTGCGTACCTCGCGGATAAACTCGTCGAAATCGCGAATGTAGTCTTCTTCAGTAAAGCCCGCCGAAGATACTACCAGCGCAAGGGAATTCGTCGAAAAATTGTCGAGTGTGCGATAATGCATCGGAGGCAGGTAAAGTCCGTAGTACGAACGCGAAAGTGAGTAGCGGCGTTCCTCTACACCGTCGTGAATGACGACGTCAAAGCTCCCCGAAAGGGCTACGATAAATTCCTGTTGCGTTTTAAAGGCGTGGCTTCCGCGAAGGCAGCCTCCCGGAACATCGTAAATCCAATAGCAGCGACCGATCTTGAACGGGATATGCTTTCCCGATTCCAAAAAACTCAAATTCCCACGCTCGTCCAGGAACTTGGGAAGCTGAATGATTTGTACTTTCTGTTCAAAATCCGCCATAATATAGGCGTAATATACAATTTTTTAGTCAGGTACATCCGCATCAACTTTTCTAATATTGAAGTATGCTCGAAATTTTGCCCTATAACGAAACGCTCGATAAACGATGGGACCGGTTCGTGATGCAGGAATCCGTGAACGGCACCTTCCTGCAGACGCGCCGTTTTTTGAACTACCATCCTAGCGATAGGTTCACAGACGCCTCTTTTCTGATTGAGTCCAGCGGAACAATAGTCGCAGCCTTTCCGGGCAATATCCTAAGTGACGGAAAGTGGATTTCTCACCAGGGTTCTACCTTCGGAGGCCCCGTCATTTCCAAGCATTTCTATTCGGCAGAGCGCCTGATACATATCATGGACGAAGCCGAGAATTATCTCAAGGGAATTTGCAGCAGCGCCATGATGCGCCCGACATCGAGCCTATTTTCGACCGAATCCACCGCACTCATCGAATATATTCTGGAGCACCGCGGATACAGGCGGCAAACAGAACTGAGCGCCGTCTGCACCCTCGAAAAAGACGCCGATCCGCTGGACAACTGCGAAAAGACATGCCGCTCCGTTTTCCGCAAGTCCATTCCGTACGAACTGGAATACCGCGACATGACGGACAGCGAAATGCCCGTATTCTACGATTACCTGTGCCAATCGAAGGCAAAGTACAACGTAAAGCCGGTGCACACCCTCGACGAGCTTCTGGACCTTCGTCACAACAGAATTTCCGAAGAAGTTAAATTCAAGGCGCTCTGGATGAAAAACACCTTCGTTGCCGGAATGATGCTCTTTGATTTTGCACAAGCTAACGTAAGGCATGCCCAGTACATCGCCCCGAACGACGAAATCAAGTCCTTCCACCCGACAACCGCCATGTACGTAAACGTCATGCGAGAAGCGGCCAAAGACGGTTTTTCCAGATTTTCCTGGGGAATTTCGACCGAAAACCGCGGCGAATACCTGAACCTTCCGCTGTTCAAGTTCAAGGAATCTCTCGGGGCAAAGGCATCCCTCAATCCGATTTACACGAAAGAGCTTTAGCACCGCGCTCCCCCTGGCCCCTGATACCAGCCCCAAACCTCCAGAGGCAGTCCGGGTTAAAGAATTTTCATAAAAAGCGCCTCTTTTGCTCTTTTTTGGATTGTTTCGCTACGCCCGCAATGACGTAACGCAGAATTATTTCTATATATGTGCGACCAATGAGTGCATGTCGCGCCAAGCTCTGCCAACATGCATGTTAACCAAAGAGCTTCCTTTAACGAGGTAAAAATGTCCTCTTTCCGTGGACCAAAAGGTAAGGTAGCCCGTTCTCTCGGACTCGCCGTTTCTCAGAAGACTCAGAAGGCTCTCGATCGCCGTAACTTTGCACCCGGCCAGCATGGTCAGACCCGCAAGAAGTCTTCTTCCGTGTACAAGCAGCAGCTCGTCGAAAAGCAGCGTCTGCGTTTCACCTACAACATTTCCGAAGCTCAGTTGGCCAAGGCTTATGACGAAGCCAACCGTCGCGCCGGTTCTGCTGGTGACAACCTGATGATCTTGCTCGAAACCCGTCTTGACGCCCTTGTCTACCGCATGGGTTTTGCTCGCACGATTTTTGCAGCTCGCCAGTATGTCGCTCACGGCCACTTCACCGTGAACGGTGTTCGCAGCTACTCTCCCGCCCGCCAGATCAAGGCCGGTGACGTGATTGCAGTTCGCGAAGGCTCTAAGGAACACGTTCAGATCAAGGAAGCCATTGCTAACGCTCCGGCTGCTCCTGAATACGTGACTGTCGACGCCGGCAAGATGGAAGGCTCTCTCGTGAAGCTCCCGCTCCGCGACCAGATCCCGGTCAAGCTGGAAGAACAGCTCGTCGTGGAATACTACTCCAGGTAGTAACCACTCAAACAGAAAACGTTTGGACGCTCGGCATTCGCCGAGCGTTTTTTTCGCATTTTCCTCCACGAATCCCCTAGATTAAAGTCTTGGGGATTATTATAGAAAATGCCGTTTTTTTTCAAAAAATCAAAGATTTTTTATGCACTAGCGGAGTTTTTAATATATGTTTATGTTACAAGAATAAGAGAAAAGGATGCAAGCGTTCAAGTCCAGACAGAACCTGATGGTGGTTGAACACGACGAAGAATGCCAGAATGCCCTGCAAAGCATTCTGGAAGAAACGTACAACATCACCGTGGTCGGAAATGCCCAAGAGGCACTCTTGCTGT from uncultured Fibrobacter sp. encodes the following:
- a CDS encoding GNAT family N-acetyltransferase; this translates as MLEILPYNETLDKRWDRFVMQESVNGTFLQTRRFLNYHPSDRFTDASFLIESSGTIVAAFPGNILSDGKWISHQGSTFGGPVISKHFYSAERLIHIMDEAENYLKGICSSAMMRPTSSLFSTESTALIEYILEHRGYRRQTELSAVCTLEKDADPLDNCEKTCRSVFRKSIPYELEYRDMTDSEMPVFYDYLCQSKAKYNVKPVHTLDELLDLRHNRISEEVKFKALWMKNTFVAGMMLFDFAQANVRHAQYIAPNDEIKSFHPTTAMYVNVMREAAKDGFSRFSWGISTENRGEYLNLPLFKFKESLGAKASLNPIYTKEL
- the rpsD gene encoding 30S ribosomal protein S4, encoding MSSFRGPKGKVARSLGLAVSQKTQKALDRRNFAPGQHGQTRKKSSSVYKQQLVEKQRLRFTYNISEAQLAKAYDEANRRAGSAGDNLMILLETRLDALVYRMGFARTIFAARQYVAHGHFTVNGVRSYSPARQIKAGDVIAVREGSKEHVQIKEAIANAPAAPEYVTVDAGKMEGSLVKLPLRDQIPVKLEEQLVVEYYSR